CCGCCGTAGTTGAAGGCCACCGCCAGCGTCATCCTCGTGTTGCGCTCGGTGAGCTCGACGGCTTCGTCCATCTCTTTGATCAGGCCCTTTGGCACCCGCCAGTCGCGCCGGCCGATGAAGCGGATGCGCACCCCCATCTCGTTCAGCTCATCACAGCGCCGCCGCAAGATCGTGCGGTTGAAATTCAGCAGAAAGCGCACCTCGTCATCGGGCCGGTTCCAGTTCTCGGTGGAGAAGGCGTAAACCGTGAGCCACTCGATCCCCAGCTCCAGCGCACCTTCGATCACATCGAACAGGGCGTGCTCGCCTTGCTCGTGGCCCTCGGTGCGGGCCATGCCCCGCTGCTCGGCCCAGCGCCCGTTGCCGTCCATCACACATCCGACATGGCGGGGGATTCGATTCAGATCCAGGCAATGACCCGACAAGTCCACACCCGCACGGTACTCCCCCGCTAGTCCAAATTGTGTGCGGGAGAGGGCCTTCGATTCGGTTTCTCCCCAATTCTTCCATCGGCCACTAACGTCGAGGCGATGCCGGAAATCGCCACCGTCAACGAGGCCCTGGAAGCGGCTGTCTCGTCGCTGGACGGAGGGGGCGAGCGGCGGCCCGGACAGCGGGACATGTGCCATGCAGTGGCCGAAGCCATGGGATCAGAGCGACATTTGGTGGTGGCCGCCGGCACGGGAACCGGCAAGTCGCTGGCCTACCTGGTGCCTCTAGTCTTGGGTCAGGGCCCCTCGGTGGTGGCCACCGCCACCAAGACCCTCCAAGACCAGTTGGTCGACAAGGACCTCCCCCAGCTCGCCGAGGCTTTAGGGCGGCCGCTGCGATTTGCCGTGCTCAAGGGCCGGTCCAACTATCTGTGCCTCCAGCGATTGGATGAGCACCTCCAAGATGACCAGTTGAGCCTGGAAATTGCCGACGGTCCCAAGGCGGAGATCAACCGGCTGGCGGTATGGGCCGGGCGAACCGACACCGGCGACCGAGCCGAGTTGGACTTCGAGCCCTCCCCCGCGGCTTGGGATGCGCTCAGTGTGTCGGGCCGCGAGTGCCCGGGGGCGCAACGCTGCCCGTCGGGTCCGGTGTGCTTCGCAGAGAAGGCCCGCCACCAGGCTGATGCCGCCGACATAGTGGTGGTGAACACCCACCTCTACTGCCTGCACCTATTCAGCGACACCTCGCTGTTACCTGAGCACGGCACCGTGGTCATCGACGAGGCCCACGGGCTGGAGGACATCGTGTCCGACACCGCGGGACTCTCCTTGACTGGGGGACGGTTCGACGAGCTGGCCCGCAGCATCCGGGCCGTGGTGGCCGAATCGACCGCCGCCAGCGACCTCGAGGACGCCGGCGTGCTCTTGCGGGAGACCCTGTCCCCGTTCAGGGACAAGCCGCTGCCCTCCCCGCTGCCCAACGAGCTCCAGCGTGTTGCCATCGTGGCCCGGGGCCGGGTGGAACAGGCCCTCGTCGAACTGCGAGGGGTGCCCGACAATGCTCCCGGTGATGTCGCCCCCCGCAAGCTGCGGGCCATGCTGGCTGCTGGCGCCCTGGCTGAGGACTTGGCCCGAGCGGTGGAGGCCACACCCGCTGAGGTGGCCTGGGTGTCGGGAACCGAGTCAGCACCCGCGTGGCGCATCGCCCCCATCCAGCTCGGCGAGCTGTTGACCGAGCATCTTTGGGACCACACCACCGCAGTTCTGACCAGCGCCACCATTCCCATGAATCTGGGAGAGGTGCTGGGGCTGCACCCCGACGAGCACGAAGCCATCGACGTGGGCAGCCCGTTCGACTATGAGGCCAACGCCCTTCTCTATTGCGCCAAGCACCTGCCCGATCCCCGCAACCCCGGCTACGAGCCAGCCCTGCATGAAGAGCTGGCCGCGCTGATCGAGGCCGCCGGAGGCCGGACACTGGCCCTGTTCACCAGCTACCGGGCCATGGACCGGGCCGCCGAGGTGCTGCGCGAGCTGCTCGACTTCGAGATCTACACCCAGCGCGACCTGCCCAAGCCCGAGCTGTTGCGGCGCTTTTCCACCGAGGTGGAGAGCTGTCTGTTCGCCACCATGAGCTTCTGGCAGGGGGTCGACGTGCCCGGCGAGTCGCTATCGCTGGTGACGATCGACCGGCTGCCGTTCCCCCGGCCCGACGATCCCCTATTGAAGGCCCGCCGGGAGCGCTACGGCAGCGATGCCTTCCGCTTGGTGGACCTGCCTCGGGCTGCCACCCGGTTGGCCCAGGGCGCGGGGAGGCTCATCCGCCGGGGCGACGACCGGGGCGTGGTGGCGGTGCTGGATTCCCGAATGGCCACTGCCGGGTACCGCTGGGAACTGGTGCGCGCCCTGCCCCAGTTCCCCCGCACCGCCGAGCGGGACCGGGCCGTGACTCTGCTGCGGTCTATCCGCGACGGGGTCTGACCCACAAATCGGAGCCTAGAGATCGGGGCTGGCCATGGAGCCCGGTCCGTAGCCAAAGCGGTCGAGCATCTCGGGGCGGCGCTGCCAGTTCTTTTCCACGCCCACGTGCAATTCGAGGAACACACCCTTGGGAAGCTGGGCTCGGGCTGCGGTGCCCACTTGCTTGAGCACCGAGCCCTTCTTGCCAATCACCATGGGCTTCTGCGACTCCCGCTCCACCAGGATCTCCACTTTGATGCGGGGCCACTCCCACTCGGTCACCGCCACGGTGATGGAGTGGGGCAGTTCCTCTCGGGTCACCGCCAGAAGCTGCTCTCGAACTAGCTCGGCCACCCAGCGGGCCTCAGGCATGTCGCGCACCATTTCAAGCGGGTACAGCGGAGGGCCGGGAGGCATCAGCTCGCACAGCCGATCCACCAAAGCGTCCACCCCCTTGCCGGTGCGGGCCGAGGTGGGGAAGTACTCGGCAAACCCCAACTCGCCAGCCGCGGCCAGCTGGGCCACTACCTTCGATCGGGGGGCGGCGTCGGTCTTGGTCACCACCACGATGGAGGCGGGGCTGAGCCGCTCGGCGATGAAACGGTCGCCCCGGCCCAGCGGACGGGTGGCGTCGATGCACAAGCACACCACGTCCACATCGTCGGCGGCGTCGGCCGCGGTGGCGTTGAGCCGCTCTCCCAGTGCCGTGCGGGGCTTGTGGATGCCAGGGGTGTCGACGAACACCACCTGCACTTGGTCGCGGTGCAGCACACCGCGCACAGCGTGGCGAGTGGTCTGGGCCTTGTCGGACACAATGGCCACTTTGGTGCCCACGATGGCGTTTAGCAGGGTGGATTTGCCCGAATTGGGCCGGCCCAGCAGGGTCACGAATCCCGACCGGAAGCCCTCCCAGGGGTTGTGACCCTCGGAGCCGCCGACCGCCCCATCTGTCGACGTGTCTCCCTGCTCGGCCACGCCGACCAGGCTACCTCTCAATTGCCAGCGTCCTGCCCCTGCCGCCCGGGTACCGTGAGCAAATGGCCGGGACCAAGCCGGGACCCAATAGCGAGCAGGAGCGCACCAAAGTGGTGGCCACCAATCGCCGCGCCCGGCGGGATTTCGAGATCCTCGACGAGTACGAGGCCGGCCTGGTGCTGGAGGGCTCCGAGGTCAAGTCGCTGCGGGAGTCCAAAGTGACGCTGGCCGAGTCGTACGCCCGCATGGCCGACGGTGAGTTGTGGCTCCAATCCCTGCACATCGCCCCCTACTCCCATGCCAGCGGAGCCGCGGGCCACGACCCCGACCGACCCAAGAAGCTGCTGTTGCACCGGGGCGAGCTCAACCGCATCAAGGCCCGCCTCGAACAGGACCGCCTCACCGTGGTGCCCCTATCGCTCTACTTCAAGCAGGGCCGGGCCAAGGTGCTGATCGGCATAGCCCGAGGCCGCCGCCGAGCCGACAAGCGCCAAGCCATCGCCGAACAAGACGCCCACCGAGAAGCCCGCCACGAGATGGGCCGAGCGGCCAAATCCAGGGGATTGCTATCAGAGTGAGCCGGTATCATGGCAGGGCACCTTGACAAGAAGTGCACACGGGGCTGATCGGTTTCGACGCTGGGACCGAGGGCTGCGCTGTGCGACCCGAGTTGCTCAGACTCGCAAAACGGGGCAACCAACTAAACGGCAATGACCGTGAACTTCTCGCAGCCTGATCATTCTGGCCAAGAGAAGAACCGCGACCGGTAACGGCACGCGGGGCCAGTCCACCGCAGCCCGGCAACAGAAGCGGTGGAGACAGTAGGGACAGACCACTGACGGCGGGAAAGACCGCTGGCTCCGGGGAACAGACCCGGTGGCGGGCCCCCTAACGGGGGCCACCCGACCCGGCGACGCGGCTGCCATCGACGCCACACACCGGGAATGGTCGTATCGCAGACAGATCTCGCCCAGCGGACGGGGGTTCGATTCCCCCCAGCTCCACTTCCCCAAGTCTCTCTAGATTGCTATAATCGTTCAAAATACCTGGTCAACAGCAGGACCATTAGAATCCATATGGTTGAACATTCCTGCATTTTTCTGTATTTTCCCACATATAATGTGGGAAAATTTGTGGGAATAGAACGATGCCGAAACTCACCGCCGCCCAAGTCAAAACCGTCTCAGAACCAGGGAGATACGGCGATGGCGACGGGCTCTACCTTACCGTTTCACCCCGCGGCTCGAAGTCGTGGGTGCAGCGGATCATGATCGATGGCCGTCGCCGAGATATCGGCTTGGGCGGTTTCCCGACGGTCAGCCTCGCCCAGGCACGTCTCCGCGCCACTGACAACCGCCAGGCAGTTGCTGAGGGGCATGATCCACTGTTGGAGAAGCGCCGAGCTGCTATGCCGACGTTTCGTGAGGCCGTAAGGACAGTTCACGAAGCCAACAAGCCGCGTTGGCGCAATGCCCGTCACACCGCATCATGGCTTCAATCACTGGAAACGTATGCCATGCCGATTCTCGGCGGAATTCCCCTAGACCGCATCCAGCAATCCGACATCCTTGGCGTCTTGACTCCGATCTGGTCAACTCGACCCGAGACGGCCCGCCGTGTCCGTCAGCGGATTCGCACCGTGCTGCGCTGGGGCATGGCCCATGGATATATCGACCGAAACGTCGCCGGCGAGGTCATCGACGGCGCATTGCCCCCCATGCCCAAGGTCAAGAATCACCTGCGGGCGCTCCCCTATCAAGAAGTCCCCAAGGCGCTGGCCATCGTCGAGTCATCTCAAGCCTCATTGGCCGTGAGGTACTGCCTCCGATTCTTGATCCTGACAGCGGCGAGAAGCGGCGAAGCCCGAGGCGCAACTTGGGCCGAGATTGACCTCGATGAGAAAGAGTGGCGTTTACCCGGATCACGCATGAAGAACGGCGCGGAGCACCGCGTCCCTCTATCCGACGCAGCATTGAAGGTCCTCGTTCGAGCTAAACGGCTCAACGATGGCTTCGGACTGGTTTTCCCATCTCCGCTCAAACCTGGCAATCCGCTCTCGGACATGACGCTGACGAAGGTCCTTCGCGACACCGGTCTAGCGGAACGGGCTACTGTTCACGGCTTCCGCTCAAGCTTCAGGACTTGGGCTCTAGAGCAAACAGACACGCCCTGGGCGGTCGCAGAAGCCTCCTTGGCCCACACCCTGGGAAACGACGTTGAGCAGGCATACGTCAGAAGCAGCCTTCTAGACCGGCGTCGAAACCTGATGGCGCAGTGGGCCGATTTCGTGGAGCAACCCAACGACTGAGGCGAACGCTGCACCCCTCGGGTAACTGGACCCCTGCATCCGCGGCTACAACCTCCGCAAAGTGGGAGATCTAGAGGAAGGGCCCGCGGAGTTGGCTCTGTCGCGACTCAACAGAGCCTTTGCCTGGAACGAGCAAGAGAACGTCGAGGAACGATCGAGCAATCCTGACAATTCGACTTCAAAAAGTTCAAAAGGACTCGTGCCACTTTCCCGATTTATCTGGGCACGATACAGGTATGACCAGCAGTTTTAGAGAACCAGCCGCGATCCTATTGACCCGTAGACAGGTCGAATCGCGTTGTCGACCTTCCACCAGCTCGATCTACAGGTACATGCGCGATGGGCTGTTCCCTGAGCCGATCCGGGTCGGCAGGCGCGCTGTGCGTTGGTATGCGTCGGAGATTGACGAATGGCTCGCCACCAGGCCCCGCGCCACCGGTGACCTGGCAAGCTCCTGAGCATTTCTTCGACCCTCCGCCTTCCCTCAAGGGGTTTTGGTATGGGCGATGCGGCAATGAGCGCCGCCTGCACGCGCCCAGGCAGCTCAAGGAGAAAAAGGCCCTGTGCGTCACCGATGCTCGGCCGCCGCGCTCATAGGCGCCATTCCAAAATGTCTTGCTAGCGGAAAATGGCCGCAGATTTCAAATGGGCCGGTCGCCGGTTGCACGTGGGCGTGTGGCGAGCCACGCGTTGATCTCCAATTGAGGCCAACGCACGGCGCGGCGGCCGATGCGGATGGGCTCAGGGAACAACCCTTCGCGCATGAGGCGGTAGATCGAGCTTGTTGACAGCCCGCAGCGGGCCTCGACCTGTCGGCGAGTCAATAGGATGTTGTGCTGTTCTCGAATGTCGGTATTCATGCCCACCAGAGTGCGATACCGCACCGGTCGCAAGCGGTCGCAAGCCCATCTGAGCCCGGTCGCAAGCTCCCCGCCGCCGGAAATAGTCGCTGCCTTTAGCGACAGCGCAAGTTGTGGCCTTGGCCTCTACTTGCTGTCAATCCTGTGGACTCAGTTTCGACAAGCAGGCTGGGGCAACTCCCAGTCCTGAGTCTCCAACGTGCCGAGATTCAACAAGGCAACTGCCCGTTCGGTGCCGTCGCAGTCGAGACCCTTCACAGTCAGTGCGTCGCGCTGGATGTCATAGGCGTGGTGCCAGTGGCCGTGCACTACTAGCTTGGGGCGGATCGCCTCGGCCACTTCAGCCAGCATCCGCTTTACCTGAAACGATGCCCGCTCGTCGGCCTCTGGAATCCGCCACCCCTGGAGCCGGTAGCCGATCGCGGGATGGTCATGGCACAACAGCACATCGGCGGGCCCGGCGTTGATCGCCCGCTCCGCGTCAGCCAGCGATGGGACTTCCTCGACCGGAAACCAGTCGTAGCCCGGCGTCCGCGCTCCATGGTCGATGCTGAACGCACCGCCCAGCGCCCGAAACCGCACTCCGTGCCACTCCCACGCGCAACCCCGCGGCAAGTACCACAACCCAGGGTACATCTCCACCGGATCGCCGGGGCTGCGGTCGGGATTGCGCAAGTTGGCGTGGAACCGCAGATGCTCGTGATCCTCATGATTCCCATCCAAGAAGCAGACCGTGATCCCCGCGATGATTGCGGCGCGAGACACCTTCTTGGCGAACGCTGTCTGCGGCCACCACCCGAAGTCACCGAGTTGCACCACCATGTCCACGCCGTCGACTGCCAACTCCTCGATGACACGCCTCGTCCACACCGCATTCGCATGCGTATCACCCACAAGCGCGACGCGCTTGCCTACCGGACTAGGAAGAGCTCCAGAAGCCATCGCCGAACCTTTCGACCTCTCTCCCCTTTCTACTAGCCAGCGACCCAATTACTACTTTGGGTTTCTGAGAACACGGCTTGGGAATCATCCGAATCACCGTCTTGCTCCCGCGCCCTTGAATGGATTGTCAAGGCCCTTGGAACCACCCTGGGATTTCGCGCAGGTTGTGGTGTGCCAGGTGAGGTCCGTTGGCACGGGAAAATCGCTGGCGCACTCACTGTCGGAGATGGGACTGTGATCCGATGAGCAGGTGGTACACCTCCGACCACCACTTCGGACACGAGAACATCATCAGATATTGCGGCCGTCCCTTCCCCGATGCTGACACCATGGACAAAGAGATGGTCGCCCGCTGGAACGACTTGGTCGCCGACAGCGACGAGGTATGGATCCTTGGCGACCTGGTGATGGGCGGCAAGACTCAGGGACTTGCCGGCCACGTCGCCCGCCTCAAAGGCCAAAAGATCCTTGTGCCCGGTAACCATGACCGGTGCTGGCAGGGCAACAAAGACCACCGCTGGGAACGAGCTGACTACTACCACATCGGCGGGATACACAGAGCGTCCGGCAGTCCGCTCAGAGACCGAGAAATTCATCGGATCGATGGACGGACTGCGCTGGCTGGCCCACCTCGACGAGGACGACATGGACGCCATGCTCAAAGACGTGGCCGAGGCACTGAGGGCGCGCACGGTCGCGCAGCGCCGCTCGCCTATTCGCTGTGGGATTGGAAGGCCACCGCCGAAGTCCAAGCCGACCCCGACCTGCACCGCCGGCTGGCCGAGCCCATCGCCTCAGTGTCGGGAGGGCCCGTTCCCATGCCGGCCGCCTGAGCGCCGATCCCCAAGCGCAAAGACCGGGTGGCCCCGCCCCCGGAGAAGGGCGGGTGGGACATCCGGTTCGCCGACAACCAGGCCGCCCGTTGGAGCTCTAGTGCAGGCTTGAAGTCATGGGGATGCTGGCAGCCATCCCCGTGGTGCTTGAAGGGCGATGCCTTCGGGTGTTATTACCGGATCGGGAAGACGGTTAGATCGAATCTTGCCTTTCCCAATCGTGAAGCTCTCGTTGGCGACTCGCTTCAGCTCGGCTGAGTGGCGTCTTGGAGGGAATGCCACGATGATTCGCTTGTCGGGGAAACGGGTGTGTATGGACTCGATTGCGGGTACAAGGTCGCTGTCGCCTGAAACCACCATCGCCACATCGAAGCGGTCATCGAAGGCATCGTCAAGTACGCGTACGGCTATGTTCACATCGGTCTTCTTCTCTTCATGTTTGACCCACTCATTCCCGCAGTCGGGGCACCTCATAGCCTTCGAGAGAAAATGGCCGAAGTCGACCTCTATCCCACCACGCGCCCGCAATGCCTCAATGAAGGTGGACTGGCGCTCGGCTTTTGGAGGATTGTTGCGAACCATGGTGGTGAAATAGCGGACGAGGACTAGACGCTGCTGAGGCTTGAGAAGCGATTTTGACAGCTCCCTCAAGTCGAGCCACCGGGAGCTTTGAAGCCGCGCATCGCAAATTCCATGGTAGAGGTTGTAGCCGTCTACGTATGCAATGGCCCGTTCAGCGCGCATGACTCGAACGACAATACTTGACCAGTCGTCTCGCTCAGCGAATAGGATGGAGCCAACCCCGCCGGGGTGAGCAGCCCCGGCCCGACGGCCCCGACTTCGGT
This is a stretch of genomic DNA from bacterium. It encodes these proteins:
- the uppS gene encoding polyprenyl diphosphate synthase, which encodes MDLSGHCLDLNRIPRHVGCVMDGNGRWAEQRGMARTEGHEQGEHALFDVIEGALELGIEWLTVYAFSTENWNRPDDEVRFLLNFNRTILRRRCDELNEMGVRIRFIGRRDWRVPKGLIKEMDEAVELTERNTRMTLAVAFNYGGRAEIVDAVKRIAAQRIPSRMINERTIARHLYDQEMPEPDLIIRTSGEYRISNFLLWEMAYSELVFSDVLWPDFTRHDLFAAIAEYQHRHRRFGRVR
- a CDS encoding ATP-dependent DNA helicase — protein: MPEIATVNEALEAAVSSLDGGGERRPGQRDMCHAVAEAMGSERHLVVAAGTGTGKSLAYLVPLVLGQGPSVVATATKTLQDQLVDKDLPQLAEALGRPLRFAVLKGRSNYLCLQRLDEHLQDDQLSLEIADGPKAEINRLAVWAGRTDTGDRAELDFEPSPAAWDALSVSGRECPGAQRCPSGPVCFAEKARHQADAADIVVVNTHLYCLHLFSDTSLLPEHGTVVIDEAHGLEDIVSDTAGLSLTGGRFDELARSIRAVVAESTAASDLEDAGVLLRETLSPFRDKPLPSPLPNELQRVAIVARGRVEQALVELRGVPDNAPGDVAPRKLRAMLAAGALAEDLARAVEATPAEVAWVSGTESAPAWRIAPIQLGELLTEHLWDHTTAVLTSATIPMNLGEVLGLHPDEHEAIDVGSPFDYEANALLYCAKHLPDPRNPGYEPALHEELAALIEAAGGRTLALFTSYRAMDRAAEVLRELLDFEIYTQRDLPKPELLRRFSTEVESCLFATMSFWQGVDVPGESLSLVTIDRLPFPRPDDPLLKARRERYGSDAFRLVDLPRAATRLAQGAGRLIRRGDDRGVVAVLDSRMATAGYRWELVRALPQFPRTAERDRAVTLLRSIRDGV
- the era gene encoding GTPase Era → MAEQGDTSTDGAVGGSEGHNPWEGFRSGFVTLLGRPNSGKSTLLNAIVGTKVAIVSDKAQTTRHAVRGVLHRDQVQVVFVDTPGIHKPRTALGERLNATAADAADDVDVVCLCIDATRPLGRGDRFIAERLSPASIVVVTKTDAAPRSKVVAQLAAAGELGFAEYFPTSARTGKGVDALVDRLCELMPPGPPLYPLEMVRDMPEARWVAELVREQLLAVTREELPHSITVAVTEWEWPRIKVEILVERESQKPMVIGKKGSVLKQVGTAARAQLPKGVFLELHVGVEKNWQRRPEMLDRFGYGPGSMASPDL
- the smpB gene encoding SsrA-binding protein SmpB → MAGTKPGPNSEQERTKVVATNRRARRDFEILDEYEAGLVLEGSEVKSLRESKVTLAESYARMADGELWLQSLHIAPYSHASGAAGHDPDRPKKLLLHRGELNRIKARLEQDRLTVVPLSLYFKQGRAKVLIGIARGRRRADKRQAIAEQDAHREARHEMGRAAKSRGLLSE
- a CDS encoding integrase arm-type DNA-binding domain-containing protein, which codes for MPKLTAAQVKTVSEPGRYGDGDGLYLTVSPRGSKSWVQRIMIDGRRRDIGLGGFPTVSLAQARLRATDNRQAVAEGHDPLLEKRRAAMPTFREAVRTVHEANKPRWRNARHTASWLQSLETYAMPILGGIPLDRIQQSDILGVLTPIWSTRPETARRVRQRIRTVLRWGMAHGYIDRNVAGEVIDGALPPMPKVKNHLRALPYQEVPKALAIVESSQASLAVRYCLRFLILTAARSGEARGATWAEIDLDEKEWRLPGSRMKNGAEHRVPLSDAALKVLVRAKRLNDGFGLVFPSPLKPGNPLSDMTLTKVLRDTGLAERATVHGFRSSFRTWALEQTDTPWAVAEASLAHTLGNDVEQAYVRSSLLDRRRNLMAQWADFVEQPND
- a CDS encoding AlpA family phage regulatory protein; translation: MTSSFREPAAILLTRRQVESRCRPSTSSIYRYMRDGLFPEPIRVGRRAVRWYASEIDEWLATRPRATGDLASS
- a CDS encoding AlpA family phage regulatory protein, with translation MNTDIREQHNILLTRRQVEARCGLSTSSIYRLMREGLFPEPIRIGRRAVRWPQLEINAWLATRPRATGDRPI
- a CDS encoding metallophosphoesterase; its protein translation is MGDTHANAVWTRRVIEELAVDGVDMVVQLGDFGWWPQTAFAKKVSRAAIIAGITVCFLDGNHEDHEHLRFHANLRNPDRSPGDPVEMYPGLWYLPRGCAWEWHGVRFRALGGAFSIDHGARTPGYDWFPVEEVPSLADAERAINAGPADVLLCHDHPAIGYRLQGWRIPEADERASFQVKRMLAEVAEAIRPKLVVHGHWHHAYDIQRDALTVKGLDCDGTERAVALLNLGTLETQDWELPQPACRN
- a CDS encoding metallophosphoesterase; amino-acid sequence: MSRWYTSDHHFGHENIIRYCGRPFPDADTMDKEMVARWNDLVADSDEVWILGDLVMGGKTQGLAGHVARLKGQKILVPGNHDRCWQGNKDHRWERADYYHIGGIHRASGSPLRDREIHRIDGRTALAGPPRRGRHGRHAQRRGRGTEGAHGRAAPLAYSLWDWKATAEVQADPDLHRRLAEPIASVSGGPVPMPAA
- a CDS encoding NYN domain-containing protein, whose product is MRAERAIAYVDGYNLYHGICDARLQSSRWLDLRELSKSLLKPQQRLVLVRYFTTMVRNNPPKAERQSTFIEALRARGGIEVDFGHFLSKAMRCPDCGNEWVKHEEKKTDVNIAVRVLDDAFDDRFDVAMVVSGDSDLVPAIESIHTRFPDKRIIVAFPPRRHSAELKRVANESFTIGKGKIRSNRLPDPVITPEGIALQAPRGWLPASP